The following proteins are encoded in a genomic region of Methanoculleus bourgensis MS2:
- a CDS encoding aconitase X: MYLDTSDEKVLAGEFGETPQKMMEILVALGEVYEAEKLIPITSAQVSGASYKTIGKWGLAWLQSLDARVAVPTVLNPIGMPQEGWREFGIKEEFARNQALVVEAYRKLGIKLECTCTPYYLNITEYGEHLAWSESSAVAYANSVLGARTNREGGPSALAAAIIGKTPYYGLHIVANRRPQVVVEVEEGTGPRADHWGAIGHVAGKKVGNRIPIFEGIRPNRDQLKALGAAMAATGAVALFHVDKITPEARVFSFKTDDLERVTVTQDEVEALFAETEVEAVAVGCPHCSSAELEELAGLLKGKTTTKPFYIFAAAGVAKKNPDHVAAIERSGARVITDTCMVVSPRMDEFDSIMVDSGKALAYVPGMCGALARIGTRKECVEVATG, from the coding sequence ATGTACCTGGATACGAGTGACGAGAAGGTGCTCGCCGGCGAGTTCGGCGAGACGCCGCAGAAGATGATGGAGATCCTGGTCGCGCTCGGGGAGGTCTACGAGGCCGAGAAACTGATCCCGATCACGAGCGCCCAGGTGAGCGGTGCGTCCTACAAGACCATCGGGAAGTGGGGGCTTGCCTGGCTGCAGAGCCTCGATGCCCGGGTGGCGGTCCCGACGGTCTTAAACCCGATCGGGATGCCGCAGGAGGGCTGGCGGGAGTTCGGGATCAAGGAGGAGTTTGCCCGCAACCAGGCCCTGGTCGTCGAGGCCTACCGGAAGCTCGGGATCAAACTCGAATGCACCTGCACCCCCTACTACCTCAATATTACAGAATACGGGGAGCACCTTGCCTGGTCCGAGTCCTCGGCGGTCGCCTACGCGAACTCGGTCCTCGGTGCCCGGACGAACCGGGAGGGAGGCCCAAGCGCGCTTGCGGCGGCGATCATCGGAAAGACCCCCTACTACGGGCTGCATATCGTCGCGAACCGGCGGCCGCAGGTCGTCGTCGAGGTCGAGGAGGGCACAGGCCCGCGGGCCGACCACTGGGGGGCGATCGGGCATGTCGCCGGGAAGAAGGTGGGGAACCGGATCCCGATCTTTGAAGGGATCCGGCCGAACCGCGACCAGCTCAAGGCGCTCGGGGCCGCGATGGCGGCGACCGGCGCGGTTGCGCTCTTCCACGTCGATAAGATCACCCCCGAGGCCAGGGTCTTCTCGTTTAAGACCGACGACCTTGAGCGGGTGACGGTGACCCAGGACGAGGTCGAGGCTCTCTTTGCGGAGACTGAGGTCGAGGCGGTCGCGGTGGGCTGCCCCCACTGTTCGAGCGCCGAACTTGAGGAACTCGCAGGTCTCCTCAAGGGGAAGACGACGACAAAACCCTTCTACATCTTCGCGGCAGCGGGGGTTGCGAAGAAGAACCCGGACCACGTGGCCGCGATCGAGCGGAGCGGCGCCCGGGTGATCACGGACACCTGCATGGTCGTCTCGCCACGGATGGATGAGTTTGACTCGATCATGGTGGACTCAGGGAAGGCGCTTGCCTACGTTCCTGGGATGTGCGGGGCGCTTGCCCGGATCGGGACAAGGAAGGAGTGCGTCGAGGTCGCGACGGGGTGA
- a CDS encoding UbiD family decarboxylase, whose protein sequence is MRDFIATMREQGRVEDIERPCSTVYEAPRMASRTEKILFFHDLDGHRAVMNLLGDRRALAAALGVGERDLVRHLAAATYDGSVRDAGRCEGGVPADLSRIPVMTHFPGDAGRYFTAGVVFSCFDGVENASIHRMMVLDDHRVVARLVEGRHTHTLLKAALARGERLPVAVTVGTHPLVTFATCTRVPQGKELAYAAELMGGELAVRTCENGVRVPDAEIVLEGYIGAETASEGPFVDITGTYDPVRQQPVIEFTHMYCKEDPIYHGILPAGDEHKLLMGAPYEPKIYRAVGEVTGVRNVLLTKGGAGYLHAVVQIRKNTQGDARNAIMAAFAAHTSLKHVVVVDEDIDIYDPYDVEYAIATRVRGDTDIMVIPGVRGSSLDPMRLADGTNVKVGVDATIVMGREDEFKRAEWL, encoded by the coding sequence TTGCGTGATTTTATAGCGACAATGCGGGAGCAGGGCAGGGTTGAGGATATCGAGCGACCCTGCTCGACCGTCTACGAGGCTCCCCGTATGGCGAGCCGGACCGAGAAGATCCTCTTCTTCCACGACCTCGACGGTCACCGGGCGGTGATGAACCTGCTCGGCGACCGCAGGGCGCTTGCAGCGGCGCTCGGCGTCGGGGAGCGCGACCTGGTCCGACACCTTGCGGCCGCGACCTACGACGGCAGCGTGAGAGACGCCGGGCGGTGCGAGGGCGGCGTTCCCGCCGACCTCTCCCGCATCCCGGTCATGACGCACTTTCCGGGGGACGCGGGCCGTTACTTCACGGCAGGAGTGGTCTTCTCGTGCTTTGACGGCGTCGAGAACGCCTCCATCCACCGGATGATGGTCCTCGACGACCACCGGGTGGTGGCCCGCCTGGTGGAGGGGCGGCACACCCACACCCTGCTCAAAGCGGCGCTTGCAAGGGGAGAGCGGCTCCCGGTCGCGGTCACGGTCGGGACCCACCCGCTCGTGACGTTTGCGACCTGCACCCGGGTTCCACAGGGGAAAGAACTTGCCTACGCGGCCGAACTGATGGGCGGGGAACTCGCCGTCAGGACGTGCGAGAACGGTGTCCGGGTCCCTGACGCCGAGATCGTGCTCGAAGGCTACATCGGGGCAGAGACGGCGAGCGAAGGACCGTTCGTCGATATCACCGGGACCTACGACCCCGTGCGCCAGCAGCCGGTGATCGAGTTTACCCATATGTACTGCAAGGAGGATCCCATCTACCACGGCATCCTCCCCGCCGGCGATGAGCACAAACTCCTGATGGGCGCCCCGTATGAGCCGAAGATCTACCGCGCGGTCGGCGAGGTGACCGGGGTCAGAAACGTCCTCCTCACGAAGGGTGGGGCCGGCTACCTCCACGCTGTGGTGCAGATCCGCAAGAACACCCAGGGGGATGCCAGGAACGCCATCATGGCGGCGTTTGCAGCCCACACCTCCCTCAAGCACGTCGTGGTGGTGGACGAAGATATCGATATCTACGACCCCTACGACGTCGAGTACGCGATCGCGACAAGGGTCCGGGGCGATACCGATATCATGGTCATCCCCGGGGTGCGGGGGTCCTCGCTTGACCCGATGCGGCTTGCTGACGGGACGAACGTGAAGGTCGGGGTCGATGCCACGATCGTTATGGGGAGGGAGGACGAATTTAAGAGAGCGGAGTGGCTGTAA
- a CDS encoding UbiX family flavin prenyltransferase, translating into MKKEFVVGVTGASGVIYARRLLEVLCDQARVHIVISDVARQIAAIEGVDLEGFDAIYAENSNLAADIASGSFRYDAMAIVPCSMKTLAAVSNGFADNLIARSADVCLKEKRPLLLLIREMPLSRIHLKNMLAADEAGATVMVASPPFYQHPETIDDLVDMVVARVLDHLGVDHTLGSRWSG; encoded by the coding sequence ATGAAGAAGGAATTTGTCGTCGGGGTCACGGGGGCAAGCGGAGTCATCTACGCCCGCCGCCTGCTTGAGGTGCTCTGTGACCAGGCACGGGTGCATATCGTGATATCGGACGTCGCCCGGCAGATCGCCGCAATCGAGGGCGTGGACCTTGAGGGGTTCGACGCCATCTACGCCGAGAACAGCAACCTTGCTGCCGATATCGCGAGCGGATCGTTTCGCTACGACGCGATGGCGATCGTGCCCTGCAGCATGAAGACGCTTGCGGCGGTCAGCAACGGGTTTGCCGATAACCTGATCGCCCGGTCGGCGGACGTCTGCCTCAAGGAGAAGCGGCCGCTCCTCCTCCTGATCCGGGAGATGCCGCTCTCCCGGATTCACTTAAAGAACATGCTTGCCGCCGATGAGGCGGGCGCGACCGTGATGGTCGCAAGCCCGCCCTTCTACCAGCACCCGGAGACGATCGACGACCTCGTCGATATGGTGGTGGCGCGGGTGCTCGACCACCTGGGGGTCGACCATACCCTGGGATCACGATGGAGTGGATAA
- a CDS encoding HD domain-containing protein: MKIIKDPVHGYVEADELALRLLDSGEVQRLRHITQLGFANLVYPGANHTRFEHSLGTMHLAGIMCSKLGLDAGETRVVTTAALLHDIGHGPFSHVTEPVMKEFAGRSHHQIEGIVGEGAIAGILEDEGLDPAEVSAIVSGDHRLASIIHGSLDVDRMDYLMRDAHYTGVPYGTVDAHRLIRCSVLAGSGIALHEGGINAAESLLIARTLMRPAVYFHHVSRIATSMFVHALREEVLNVPGADAQELVRMDDAACMERLKHSAHPITRDLACRVYTRDLYKRALYVGGDRVNAAALQQDLGPARERDLAIAIAETAGIPEEEVLVDIPPLPTDLSMEVQVRNSHTMVDIEEVSPLINTLNDTRRQQWRLGVYTTRGNRQAVEQAANEVLRVKRATKQDKLVVT; encoded by the coding sequence ATGAAGATCATCAAAGACCCGGTCCACGGCTACGTCGAGGCCGACGAACTCGCGCTCAGGCTGCTCGACTCCGGGGAGGTCCAGCGGCTCCGCCACATAACCCAGCTTGGGTTTGCAAACCTGGTCTACCCCGGCGCAAACCACACCCGGTTCGAGCACTCGCTCGGGACGATGCACCTGGCTGGAATCATGTGCAGCAAACTCGGGCTTGATGCCGGCGAGACGAGGGTCGTCACCACGGCCGCCCTCCTCCACGACATCGGCCACGGCCCCTTCTCTCATGTCACCGAACCGGTGATGAAGGAGTTTGCCGGGCGGAGCCATCACCAGATCGAGGGGATCGTCGGGGAAGGAGCGATCGCCGGGATCCTTGAGGATGAGGGGCTCGACCCGGCCGAGGTCAGCGCCATCGTCTCGGGCGACCACCGCCTCGCGAGCATCATCCACGGGAGCCTGGACGTCGACCGGATGGACTACCTGATGCGGGACGCCCACTACACCGGCGTCCCCTACGGGACGGTCGACGCACACCGGCTCATCAGGTGCTCGGTTCTCGCCGGGTCCGGGATCGCGCTGCACGAAGGCGGTATCAACGCCGCCGAGTCGCTCCTCATCGCACGGACCCTGATGCGCCCGGCGGTCTACTTCCACCACGTGAGCAGGATCGCGACAAGCATGTTCGTCCACGCGCTCAGGGAAGAGGTGCTGAACGTCCCGGGCGCGGATGCGCAGGAACTCGTGCGGATGGACGATGCCGCCTGCATGGAGCGGCTGAAACACTCGGCCCACCCGATCACCCGCGACCTCGCCTGCCGGGTCTACACCCGCGACCTCTACAAGCGGGCGCTCTACGTCGGCGGGGACCGGGTGAACGCCGCCGCCCTCCAGCAGGACCTTGGGCCGGCCCGGGAACGGGACCTGGCCATCGCCATCGCTGAGACCGCGGGGATCCCGGAAGAGGAGGTTCTCGTCGACATCCCCCCGCTCCCGACCGATCTCTCGATGGAGGTCCAGGTCAGGAACAGCCACACGATGGTGGATATCGAGGAGGTCTCGCCCCTCATCAACACCCTCAACGACACCCGGCGGCAGCAGTGGCGCCTTGGGGTCTACACCACCAGAGGGAACCGCCAGGCAGTGGAGCAGGCGGCGAACGAGGTCCTCCGGGTGAAGCGGGCGACAAAACAGGATAAACTCGTAGTGACGTAG
- a CDS encoding 2-phospho-L-lactate transferase CofD family protein has protein sequence MITFLSGGTGTLALIRGSRQILHDSDIAVVASTAGDSWVSGSHAAPDIDAAIFLFAGILDTGRWWGIRGDTYATHNYLPKVAGGEPFPVGDRARAVQIARTNLLRRGMTLTEAVQAQCRALSIGATVLPATDTEAGVLVDTGTERLPLFEYWTCAAADTEVRELIPATREPPVTDAVRVVIEASDAVIIGPDNPARGILSILDCAGMRDLLSDRFVVAVSPFSGDVAPDPKDAALMYAVGEKPTSYGVFRLYRDAVDVFVQDLHDPDEIPGSLRLETHLLHDRQAESLAWDIMAVIRHAVS, from the coding sequence ATGATCACCTTCCTCTCTGGCGGCACCGGGACCCTCGCGCTCATCAGGGGTTCCCGGCAGATCCTCCACGACAGCGATATCGCTGTGGTCGCGAGCACCGCCGGGGACTCCTGGGTCTCGGGGAGCCACGCTGCGCCTGATATCGATGCCGCCATCTTCCTCTTCGCGGGCATCCTCGATACCGGCCGGTGGTGGGGGATCAGGGGGGACACCTACGCCACCCACAACTACCTCCCGAAGGTGGCGGGGGGCGAACCCTTCCCGGTCGGGGACCGTGCCCGGGCCGTGCAGATCGCGAGGACAAACCTCCTCCGGCGCGGGATGACCCTGACGGAGGCAGTGCAGGCGCAGTGCCGGGCGCTCAGCATCGGGGCGACCGTCCTCCCGGCGACCGACACTGAGGCCGGGGTGCTCGTCGATACCGGGACCGAACGCCTGCCGCTCTTTGAGTACTGGACGTGCGCCGCGGCCGATACCGAGGTGCGGGAACTCATCCCGGCCACCCGGGAGCCGCCGGTGACAGATGCGGTCCGGGTGGTGATCGAGGCGAGCGACGCCGTGATCATCGGGCCTGACAACCCTGCCCGGGGCATCCTCTCCATCCTCGACTGCGCCGGCATGCGTGACCTCCTCAGCGACCGGTTCGTGGTCGCGGTCTCGCCGTTCAGCGGCGACGTCGCGCCCGACCCGAAGGATGCCGCGCTCATGTACGCCGTCGGTGAAAAACCGACCTCGTATGGGGTCTTCCGGCTCTACCGGGACGCGGTCGACGTCTTTGTCCAGGACCTCCACGACCCCGACGAGATCCCGGGATCGCTCCGCCTCGAAACCCATCTCCTGCATGACCGGCAGGCAGAATCGCTCGCCTGGGACATCATGGCGGTCATACGCCACGCGGTTTCGTGA